The genomic window TTGTGATATTTTTTATGATTATTTTTGCCATTGCCGCCTATTATGCAAGGCGCGCCGGAAAGGATACCGGACAATTTTTTCTTTCCGGCCGCAATATGCCCTGGTATATTGCCGGCACCGCCATGGTGGCGACCACCTTTGCCGCAGACACCCCGTTGGCGGTCATGGAACTGGTGGCCCGCAACGGCATTGCCGGCAACTGGCTGTGGTGGAATCTGGCTATTGGTGCGATTTTGACCGTGTTCTTTTTCGCAAAACTGTGGCGGCGCTCCGGTATCATGACCGATGTGGAATTTGTTGAATTTCGCTATTCCGGCAAACCTGCCGCAGTTCTGCGTGGTTTCCGTGCTATTTATCTGGGACTTTTTATGAATATTATCGTCCTGGGATGGGTGCACAAGGCCATGGAAAAGATTGTCAGCGTCACCATTCCCGGGGTGGATCCGTTTTTACTTGTTGTTGTTGCTGCCTGCATTATCGCGGTCTATGCATCGGCATCCGGATTGCTGGGTACGGCCCGCACAGACAGCTTCCAGTTTGTGTTTGCCATGCTCGGCTGTATCGTGCTGGCTGTGATCGTTCTGAAATTGCCGCAGATCGGCGGTACGGTGGCGCTGAAAAACGCCATTGCCCCGGAGACGCTGAGCTTTTTTCCGAAAATCGGCGATGTGTCCGCACAAGGTGTCACCGGTGGTGCGCTGGCCCTGACTACCGGCGCGTTTCTGGCCCATATCGGACTGCAGTGGTGGTCCAGCTGGTATCCCGGATCGGATCCCGGCGGCGGCGGCTATGTGGCCCAGCGCATGATGTCGGCCAAAGATGAGAAAAACAGTTTGTTTGCCACTCTGTGGTTTGCCATTGCGCACTATACGTTGCGGCCCTGGCCGTGGATCCTGGTGGCTCTGTCGGCTGTGGTTCTTCTGCCGCGTGTCAATGATACGGACGTGCTGCGGCAGCAGAATCCTGAACTCTATCAGCGCGTGGAACAGGCTTATGCGGATCAGGTGTTCATTCATGGAGAGAATGAGGCCTATAGTCCGGAATTTCTGCTTATGTATGAAACCTATGAAAATACCGTCGATCCCGGTATCATGTACCCGAAACTCATGGTGCGTTATCTGCCGACCGGACTGCTGGGATTGCTCATTGCTGTTTTTCTCGCAGCGTACATGTCCACCATTGCCTCACAGCTCAATTGGGGCACCTCCTATATGATCAATGATTTTTACAAACGCTTTATTAATAAAACAGCCGGGGAGCGGCACTATGTCCTGATTTCCCGTATCTCTATTGTTGTGCTGGTTATACTCTCGCTGGTGATCACCCGGCTTTTCCTGAACACCATTTCCGGTGCCTGGGAGTTTATTATTAATGCCAGCGCCGGGATGGGCGCGGTGCTGATTCTGCGCTGGTTCTGGTGGCGTATCAACGCCTGGTCCGAGATCAGCTCGATGATCGCGCCGTTGATCATTTATCCGATGGCGCGCTACGGATTTGGCATGCAGTCGCCGATTACACTGTATCCCACGGTACTCGGCACCACCATGGTCTGGCTTGTGGTCACGTTTTTGACCACACCGGTGAAGCGTGATAAATTGCACGCGTTTTACCGCCGCGTGCATCCCGGCGGACCGGGATGGCGCGCTGTCTCCAGGGAACTGCCGGATGTGACCCCGGATTCCGGTTACGGGCATCTTTTTATCGACTGGCTGTGCGGAGTTGTCATGATCTATTCGATCCTGTTCGGCACCGGTAAACTGCTGTTTGCCGAATGGCTCCCGGCTGCTGCGTATTTGCTCATCGCCGCTGTGGCTGCGTATATCATTTATCGCGATTTATCCCGGCAAGAAGAGACTGAAGAATCTGTTTTGTAGATTGCCGCACAGCCAGCGCTGAAAATCAAGCTGTTTCCCGATCCGGTGATCCTTGAATCTCTGGAGCTTTGATGATTATTTTTTTGTGCGCATCCGTTTTGACAAAGGTGCTCAGGATGTGATTGTGGCGCACAAGGCGCAGATGCGCTATCTGTTTCCGGCGCTCCCTGCGCCGGGTGTTGGCCTGTTCCAGGGGAGTGGAGTGAAACATAGGATTCGACTGCCCCACACCCGGATTGGCTCAGGAACAAAGTGCGTACGCTTTTCGGTTCCGGCTGGGAAATTGTCCCAAATGCAGAATTTATCCAGCGGGCAAATATTGTAGCGGCTTAATATACGGGTTATATAAAAAACGACCGGCTGAATGATCAGCCGGTCGTTTGAAACACGCCCTGACACCGCCCGCATCATGGCGAGCCCTCCCGTATTATACACTGCATTTGGGAATGCGTTTGACCAGATCCATCATTTCGTTTTCATCTTCCTGACCGATGGTAAACGCATCCACATACTCCTGATCGAGTACAAAGCGCAGGCATTCATCCACATGATCGCGCAGGCGTCCGGCCCCGATGACCTTCATACCCAGAACACTTTTGCCGTCCTGGTGCATTTTTTTCAGAATCGGAACCACGGTTTCCACCGTATCATCCATGATCACACCGCGCGGATTGATGCGCGCCAGATCGACTTGCACCCAGTCGGTTTCAGCTGCCGTTTTAAGGGCGCCCAGTGTATGACAGGACACGCCGTGCGCCCTGATAATGCCGTCTTCGCGCGCTTGGCTGAGCACATCCATGGCGCCGGCCTTGATTTTCGGCCATTTGGGATCGCGCATCAGATGCAGCAGCATAATGTCCAGGTAATCCGTGTCCATTTCCTTGCGGAACCGGTCCAGGTCGCGTTTCATTTCGTCCGCGGTTGTGGCATGCGTTTTGGTCAAAATGACAACTTTTTCGCGCGGAACGCGCTTGAGACCCGCCTTGACGTGCGGATGTGTGCCGTACTGGTCGGCTGTATCCCAAAAATTGATCCCCTGCTCATAGGCAGCCTGCAGCAGATCGGCCACGCCTTCGATGCCCAGATCGCGGGATTGTTCTGAACTTTTATTCACACCATGTGTGCCGGTTCCCATGGCCAGCCGCGAGGCCTGGATACCGGTGTTTCCGAGCATGACTTTATCACTTGCATATTTGGCTTTTGCGGCGCCTGCCAGACCGGGGAGTCCGGTTACGGCCAGAGCGCCGGCTGTTGTATACTTTATAAATTCACGACGTTTCATAGAGACTCCTTGCGAAAATTCTATTAAATGATTCCAGTTATTTTATAAACAGAGAATCGTTTAATATTATTTCATCAGGAATCAGCGGATCAGCAGCACTTTTTGTGTTTTGGTTTGTTTATTTGACTGCAAACGACAAACGTAAACCCCGCTGGCGGCCAGGCGGCCGCTGTGGTCCCGTCCATCCCAAATGACTGAATGGGTGCCCGGCGATTGTCTGTCCTGCCGGAGTGTCGATACCAGCCGGCCCGAGGCGTTAAAAATCTGTATGGATACATGCGCTGTTTTTTGCAGATGATAGCGTATGGTTGTTTGCGGATTGAACGGATTGGGAAAATTGGGGTAGAGGCTGAAATCGTCGATTTTATTCGAATGGCCCTCGATACCTGTCGCGGCCGGGTCCAGGATTCTGATTTCATCGAACCAGAGTTGCGCACCGGTCAGCGCCTTTTGTTCGGCCACGATCTCAAACACATCTACCGCTGCCCAGTCAAAGTCTCCCTGGGGATTGTGCCAGGCGCTGCCGTCCCAGGCACCGTGTTCTGTGAATTGACTCAAGGGAATCTGCACGTGCTGCCATGTGTTGTCCCAGGCTGCTAGGCTGTCCGTCACCGTCACCCGCATGCGCCATTCCTGGTCATCCGCTTTCTCTGTTTTGGTATCAATAAAACGCATGTCAAAGCTGGTACCGGGCGTATCACCGCGCACGTAAAAATCGAGCGCATACGCCTGATCAATCAGAGAGACCAGATTTTTATCCGGTTTGAAATCAAATCTGAGATGATTGTACTGATTGGCATCGGCCCAGTAGATGCAAAAGTCGCCGGAATATGGCGCTGTATCATGATAAAAGCTCAGCGGTCCTTCCACCCAGCTGGCGTCCCTGATATTTTCACTGATGTGATCGGTATACATACTGAACCCTGAGCTGTCCGGCGTGTTTTCAAAAGTCTTTTGCGGCGGCACATTCAGATTCAGAGCCTGCAGCAGCGGTACGTTCAAATCATAATCGAATAATTCACTGCTGTTCTTTTCAAACAATCCGAATCCGCCGGTATAATCCCACATGGTCCAGCCGATGTTGTTATTATCCAGCAAAGTGCGCACGGTTTCGTACCAGCGCACCCGGTCCTGCGAATCTGCATTGCGCATGTAGACGCCGAACTCGCCGCAAAAAATCGGAATATCACGCTCATTTTTGAATTTGGCTGCTGTCTGCATTTGCTGCTGCAGATAAGCGGCTGAGCCCTGATTCGAATAATCATTCAACGCCCATTCAACCCAGGTGCCCTTGAGGTCAGACGGCGTTTCCGGCATACGCGCTGCATCAAAGGGAAACGGCACACCGGCCAGTGAGCCCAGGGACGGACTGCCCCAGGTGGCGCCTTGATGCGTAAACACATGCGGCGCGTAAAAATGAAAGGTATAAATCAGATTCTCATCATCATAGTCGGGCATGTATTTGAGGTTATTGTAGCTGTTCCATTCCGCCGGACCGATGACGATCGTATGCGTCGAATCAATACTGCGGATGGAATCAATGACCGTCTGCTGAATGCGGTTCCAGGTGCTGTCGGCAATGCCGTGCGGTTCATTGAGGATTTCGTAATAGATATTGCCGTACGCATGTTGATAATGTTCCGCCATCTGCATCCAGACCGGAACCAGCACGGTTTCGATATCCGGAGATGTGTTCACGGCAGGATCAAAGGTATGGTTGTCCAAAATGAGGTGCAGGTTCAGCTCCTCCGCCCAATTTACCACCTGATCCAGCATGTGCAGGAACAGCGGGTCCGGAGTGTACTCCGGAGCGCCGTCGGTCATGGCATGCAGATTGATCGGCAGACGAATCACATCACAGCCCAGGCTCTGGATGTTTTCAAAATCGGTTCGGGTGAATTGGGTAAAATGAATCTGCTGCGGTTCAGCGGCCTGGAACCATTGGGTTAAATTGACGCCGCGCTGAAAGGGGAGCTCGGCTGCAGAGATGATGTTTACAATGAGTATGATGAGGGGTAGGATACGATACATATTTCTCCTTTCAGGACAATGACTGGGAAATATTTATTCAGTCATGAATCAATTTCAACTATATATTTCTCATTCCGGCTCAATTCCCAATACCAGTAGTGGCACTGGCGGGTTATTTCTTCCTTGACGCATGACGTTATAGACTTCACCCTCGTAATAAGCAATTCCACTTGACATTTGCTGTTGCATGAATTTAGTTGGTAAAATTTCAATGCCTAAATTTATTACACCACCCGAATAGAACAACATATGCTTTACGAATAAATCATATGCTACAAATGAGTACTTGCCGAACTGCACTTCAACTGCGATTTTATCCTTGACAAAATCAGTTTGATTATAGCTGTAGATGGGATTACTTTCACCATGCTGTTCCAAGAACTTTTTTTGTTCTGATGGAGACATTGATATACTTTTTTCCATCAATTCTCTGTTTAGGGTAATGTAATAATTATAACGGCTTTCAAACAATTGTAGTTTCGAAAATTCATTATTAAATGCCTTATTGATGGCTGTAGGACTATAGAGGCTTTTCCCTTTTTTAGGAATCTCTTTGCTTATTTTCGTTTTTAAATCATTTGCATTTATTTTAGATATGACATCTTTTATTTCAGTGTATAAATTATTTTTATGAACGATTAAGAATTCTTCTCCATTCAAATGAGAATACTTTTTTGCAATTTTCATTTTTGATATCCATTTAGTTCTAATTGTTGCCACTCTTCCGGGATTTTGGCGACTTTATCTTTTTTTGATGGAGTATGTATTTTTTTATTAATTGGTCTTATTTTCAATTGACCTTCTTTCAAGTCATGAATTCTATTGTTAGCTATATTGCAATAGGATTTTTCCTTTTCAATACCTATTCCATGTCTGTTATTTTTCAATGATGCTATAATAGTAGAACCCACACCAGCGAATGGGTCTAACACCCAACTATTTTCGTTTGTTAATGCTAATACACATCGTTCTACTAATTCGATAGGAAATTGACACGGATGTTCTGTTTTTTCTGGATGGTTGGATTTAACATTTGGAATATTCCATAATTCATTTTCCCAATCTTTAATTACTATTTCCCAAATATCTGATGGATTCTTTCCCAGTGGATTCCCAGATAATTTGCCCTTATTGGGTCCCTTAAAATGTCTTTTCCCTGGATATTTTGATGGTACTCTTACAGAATCCAGATTAAAAATATAGTCGTCACTTTTTGTGAACCAAAGAATTGTTTCATAACGGCCTGAAAACCGTTTAGAAGCATGTAACCCATGGCCAAAGTGCCAAATGATTCTGTTTCTCAATTTTAGACCATATTTTTTAAATATCTGATAATAATAAATATCAAGCGGAAAAACTTCTCCTTTTTGTACAAAGTTGCCAACCTGCCAACACAGACTGCCTTGTTCGGATAATATATCTATTAATTGTTGGATGATTTTTTCCTGAGTTTGCAAATATTTTTCTATCGTTGTTTTGGTTTCATATGATTTACCAATATTATAAGGTGGAGAAGTAATAATAAGATCAAAATCAATATCTCGAATAGCATCTATTGCATTTAAAGTGTCTTCATTAATCATCTTGTATTTAATATTTGGGTCAATAAGATCAAATAGGGGTTTTTTGATTTTCATTCTAACCTCACATTAAAAATATATCATTGTTACTATTCTAATCTATAAATTGTCGGCTAAATATCAAGTAGTTTAAACAGCAAAAATAATAAACCTATTCCAGACCCATCCAGAACCCGCTGCCGAACTGCGGTTCGTTGATCAGGTGGCGCACGTGGATATCATTAGCACCGGCTTTGAGATTTATGCGGATTTGGAACAGATCCGGAAGCAGCCGCCCAAAGCCTTCCATGGGAGTTCGTCCCGGATCGTACCAGCCGCGCGCCGGACCGTCGAATACCTGAACGTCGTTAATCCATACAGTCAATTGATCGGTATAGCTGAGATGCAGAATGCGGCAGGTGTCCGTGTCGCAAGTTAGGTCACCGGTTGCGTACACCGTGCCTTTGTCCTGCTGCTGCGGATAGGTC from candidate division KSB1 bacterium includes these protein-coding regions:
- a CDS encoding BglII/BstYI family type II restriction endonuclease, with translation MKIAKKYSHLNGEEFLIVHKNNLYTEIKDVISKINANDLKTKISKEIPKKGKSLYSPTAINKAFNNEFSKLQLFESRYNYYITLNRELMEKSISMSPSEQKKFLEQHGESNPIYSYNQTDFVKDKIAVEVQFGKYSFVAYDLFVKHMLFYSGGVINLGIEILPTKFMQQQMSSGIAYYEGEVYNVMRQGRNNPPVPLLVLGIEPE
- a CDS encoding aldo/keto reductase, whose translation is MKRREFIKYTTAGALAVTGLPGLAGAAKAKYASDKVMLGNTGIQASRLAMGTGTHGVNKSSEQSRDLGIEGVADLLQAAYEQGINFWDTADQYGTHPHVKAGLKRVPREKVVILTKTHATTADEMKRDLDRFRKEMDTDYLDIMLLHLMRDPKWPKIKAGAMDVLSQAREDGIIRAHGVSCHTLGALKTAAETDWVQVDLARINPRGVIMDDTVETVVPILKKMHQDGKSVLGMKVIGAGRLRDHVDECLRFVLDQEYVDAFTIGQEDENEMMDLVKRIPKCSV
- a CDS encoding sodium:solute symporter family protein, with product MTQLHWIDISVIVIFFMIIFAIAAYYARRAGKDTGQFFLSGRNMPWYIAGTAMVATTFAADTPLAVMELVARNGIAGNWLWWNLAIGAILTVFFFAKLWRRSGIMTDVEFVEFRYSGKPAAVLRGFRAIYLGLFMNIIVLGWVHKAMEKIVSVTIPGVDPFLLVVVAACIIAVYASASGLLGTARTDSFQFVFAMLGCIVLAVIVLKLPQIGGTVALKNAIAPETLSFFPKIGDVSAQGVTGGALALTTGAFLAHIGLQWWSSWYPGSDPGGGGYVAQRMMSAKDEKNSLFATLWFAIAHYTLRPWPWILVALSAVVLLPRVNDTDVLRQQNPELYQRVEQAYADQVFIHGENEAYSPEFLLMYETYENTVDPGIMYPKLMVRYLPTGLLGLLIAVFLAAYMSTIASQLNWGTSYMINDFYKRFINKTAGERHYVLISRISIVVLVILSLVITRLFLNTISGAWEFIINASAGMGAVLILRWFWWRINAWSEISSMIAPLIIYPMARYGFGMQSPITLYPTVLGTTMVWLVVTFLTTPVKRDKLHAFYRRVHPGGPGWRAVSRELPDVTPDSGYGHLFIDWLCGVVMIYSILFGTGKLLFAEWLPAAAYLLIAAVAAYIIYRDLSRQEETEESVL
- a CDS encoding cellulase family glycosylhydrolase translates to MYRILPLIILIVNIISAAELPFQRGVNLTQWFQAAEPQQIHFTQFTRTDFENIQSLGCDVIRLPINLHAMTDGAPEYTPDPLFLHMLDQVVNWAEELNLHLILDNHTFDPAVNTSPDIETVLVPVWMQMAEHYQHAYGNIYYEILNEPHGIADSTWNRIQQTVIDSIRSIDSTHTIVIGPAEWNSYNNLKYMPDYDDENLIYTFHFYAPHVFTHQGATWGSPSLGSLAGVPFPFDAARMPETPSDLKGTWVEWALNDYSNQGSAAYLQQQMQTAAKFKNERDIPIFCGEFGVYMRNADSQDRVRWYETVRTLLDNNNIGWTMWDYTGGFGLFEKNSSELFDYDLNVPLLQALNLNVPPQKTFENTPDSSGFSMYTDHISENIRDASWVEGPLSFYHDTAPYSGDFCIYWADANQYNHLRFDFKPDKNLVSLIDQAYALDFYVRGDTPGTSFDMRFIDTKTEKADDQEWRMRVTVTDSLAAWDNTWQHVQIPLSQFTEHGAWDGSAWHNPQGDFDWAAVDVFEIVAEQKALTGAQLWFDEIRILDPAATGIEGHSNKIDDFSLYPNFPNPFNPQTTIRYHLQKTAHVSIQIFNASGRLVSTLRQDRQSPGTHSVIWDGRDHSGRLAASGVYVCRLQSNKQTKTQKVLLIR
- a CDS encoding site-specific DNA-methyltransferase yields the protein MINEDTLNAIDAIRDIDFDLIITSPPYNIGKSYETKTTIEKYLQTQEKIIQQLIDILSEQGSLCWQVGNFVQKGEVFPLDIYYYQIFKKYGLKLRNRIIWHFGHGLHASKRFSGRYETILWFTKSDDYIFNLDSVRVPSKYPGKRHFKGPNKGKLSGNPLGKNPSDIWEIVIKDWENELWNIPNVKSNHPEKTEHPCQFPIELVERCVLALTNENSWVLDPFAGVGSTIIASLKNNRHGIGIEKEKSYCNIANNRIHDLKEGQLKIRPINKKIHTPSKKDKVAKIPEEWQQLELNGYQK